From one Deltaproteobacteria bacterium genomic stretch:
- a CDS encoding type II toxin-antitoxin system HicA family toxin produces MKLPRDVSGAVLLAALRRMGYEKVRQRGSHVRVTTQRGGEHHEVIPLHEPIKAKTLLSILKSIARHHGIGVEELLRELDLR; encoded by the coding sequence GTGAAGTTGCCGCGCGACGTAAGCGGCGCCGTCCTCCTGGCCGCGCTTCGTCGGATGGGTTACGAGAAGGTGCGGCAGCGGGGCTCGCACGTGCGAGTCACGACACAGAGGGGCGGCGAACACCACGAGGTCATCCCGTTGCACGAACCCATCAAGGCGAAGACCCTGTTGAGCATTCTGAAGAGCATCGCCCGGCATCACGGCATCGGCGTCGAGGAACTATTGCGGGAGCTCGACTTGCGATAG